One Rhea pennata isolate bPtePen1 chromosome 31, bPtePen1.pri, whole genome shotgun sequence genomic window carries:
- the CFAP45 gene encoding cilia- and flagella-associated protein 45 isoform X2 → MPASVSGALSTTSSRCRGGHGRYRTRARSTEVDESLFGEARNLQQSRSDSPVVILRDVQPAQKMSSACGHKAETIRLVTKDLIRDLVVPAENPAASLVIGLEDFQRIKEASRVLTKEEREAKLAAFKAEKNAILEAASERKNTVKQRAILQQKKSKLNDLEEEARDRAQHLLQRASRMRMEQEDEIKEFSELILDAKCHMIRDTQILEKQLIAKELEEEEKRLAQMMEVERQKANERQEELEHKRKQELIRGRQELVKQIEQNAEERAMKAEQRDQEAQEMLEYLKKLQMEDLKDLEQKHEQQRKIQAEIKRINNENQRLREEQLQQEKMADQRVLEYQRQKMAREAEFEAEQERIRREKEKETARLRALQERAQDYQAEKDALRAKRSQEAAEREWRRKEKEAARKKAETNDMLKQSRLEQIAAREHGVAVQVQQDRNDFERILRVQREQIEKEKAEEVQRAALQLAHANEVRRQMREHQQKLVQERIAAFEEGRRLQEEARQRSERLTELKRQKMQELRASGIPEKYCAQVERKALSRASAAPGLVQPCKEPSTVSPAT, encoded by the exons atg cccgccAGCGTCTCCGGGGCCCTCAGCACCACCTCCAGCCGGTGCCGGGGGGGCCACGGCCGGTACCGGACCAGGGCGCGGAGCACCGAGGTGGACGAGTCGCTGTTCGGGGAAGCCCGG AACCTGCAGCAGTCGCGCTCCGACAGCCCCGTTGTGATCCTTCGGGATGTGCAGCCTGCTCAGAAAATGTCGTCTGCTTGTGGGCACAAGGCTGAGACCATCCGTCTTGTCACCAAGGACCTCATCCGGGACCTCGT CGTCCCTGCAGAGAACCCAGCAGCATCCCTTGTTATCGGCCTGGAGGATTTCCAGCGCATTAAAGAAGCGTCTCGAGTGCTGACCAAGGAGGAGCGTGAGGCCAAGCTGGCAGCcttcaaagcagagaagaacGCCATTCTA GAAGCAGCGAGTGAGCGCAAGAACACTGTGAAGCAAAGGGCCATCCTGCAGCAGAAGAAGAGCAAACTGAATGACCTGGAGGAGGAAGCAAGGGACCGTGCCCAGCACCTGCTGCAGCGGGCAAGCAGGATGCGTATGGAGCAGGAAGATGAGATCAAGGAGTTCAGCGAG CTGATCCTCGATGCCAAGTGCCACATGATCCGTGACACACAGATCTTGGAGAAGCAGCTAATCGCAAAGGAgctagaggaggaggagaaacgCCTGGCTCAGATGATGGAGGTGGAAAGACAAAAGGCCAATGAGAGGCAGGAGGAACTGGAACACAAAAGGAAGCAGGAGCTGATCAG AGGGAGGCAGGAGCTTGTGAAGCAGATTGAGCAGAATGCAGAGGAGAGGGCTATGAAAGCTGAGCAGCGGGACCAGGAGGCTCAGGAGATGCTGGAGTACTTGAAAAAGCTGCAGATGGAAGACTTGAAG GACTTGGAGCAGAAACAcgagcagcagaggaaaatcCAGGCCGAGATTAAACGTATCAACAATGAAAATCAGAGGCTCAGGGaggagcagctccagcaggagAAGATGGCAGATCAGCGGGTGCTTGAGTATCAGAGGCAGAAAATG GCACGGGAAGCTGAGTTTGAAGCTGAACAGGAGAGAATCCGTcgggagaaggagaaggagacagCACGCTTGAGGGCCTTACAAGAGAGAGCCCAAGACTACCAGGCAGAGAAG GATGCGCTGAGGGCCAAGCGCAGCCAAGAGGCTGCCGAGCGAGAGTGGCGTCggaaggagaaggaggcagcGCGGAAGAAGGCAGAGACGAACGACATGCTGAAGCAGAGCCGCCTGGAGCAGATTGCCGCGCGGGAGCACGGCGTGGCCGTGCAGGTGCAGCAGGACCGCAACGATTTTGAAAGGATCCTCAG AGTCCAGCGGGAGCAGATTGagaaggagaaggcagaggaggtgcagagagcagctctgcagctcgCCCACGCCAATGAAGTCCGGCGCCAGATGCGGGAGCATCAGCAGAAGCTGGTGCAAGAGCGGATCGCTGCTTTTGAGGAGGGCCGGCGGCTCCAGGAAGAGGCCCGCCAGCGCAGTGAGCGCCTCACTGAGCTCAAGCGACAGAAGATGCAGGAGCTCAG AGCTTCCGGCATCCCCGAGAAGTACTGTGCCCAGGTGGAGCGGAAGGCTTTGAGCAGAGCAAGTGCAGCCCCTGGCTTGGTTCAACCATGCAAGGAACCGAGCACCGTTTCCCCAGCAACTTAA
- the CFAP45 gene encoding cilia- and flagella-associated protein 45 isoform X1: MNHNPKITFPSGNGLSVSERRCQAGLCTESCGGRFLPLVCEWNLQQSRSDSPVVILRDVQPAQKMSSACGHKAETIRLVTKDLIRDLVVPAENPAASLVIGLEDFQRIKEASRVLTKEEREAKLAAFKAEKNAILEAASERKNTVKQRAILQQKKSKLNDLEEEARDRAQHLLQRASRMRMEQEDEIKEFSELILDAKCHMIRDTQILEKQLIAKELEEEEKRLAQMMEVERQKANERQEELEHKRKQELIRGRQELVKQIEQNAEERAMKAEQRDQEAQEMLEYLKKLQMEDLKDLEQKHEQQRKIQAEIKRINNENQRLREEQLQQEKMADQRVLEYQRQKMAREAEFEAEQERIRREKEKETARLRALQERAQDYQAEKDALRAKRSQEAAEREWRRKEKEAARKKAETNDMLKQSRLEQIAAREHGVAVQVQQDRNDFERILRVQREQIEKEKAEEVQRAALQLAHANEVRRQMREHQQKLVQERIAAFEEGRRLQEEARQRSERLTELKRQKMQELRASGIPEKYCAQVERKALSRASAAPGLVQPCKEPSTVSPAT; encoded by the exons ATGAACCATAACCCCAAGATCACCTTCCCCAGTGGCAACGGTTTGTCTGTCTCAGAGCGTCGCTGCCAAGCTGGGCTCTGCACGGAAAGCTGCGGCGGCCGCTTCCTTCCTTTGGTGTGCGAGTGG AACCTGCAGCAGTCGCGCTCCGACAGCCCCGTTGTGATCCTTCGGGATGTGCAGCCTGCTCAGAAAATGTCGTCTGCTTGTGGGCACAAGGCTGAGACCATCCGTCTTGTCACCAAGGACCTCATCCGGGACCTCGT CGTCCCTGCAGAGAACCCAGCAGCATCCCTTGTTATCGGCCTGGAGGATTTCCAGCGCATTAAAGAAGCGTCTCGAGTGCTGACCAAGGAGGAGCGTGAGGCCAAGCTGGCAGCcttcaaagcagagaagaacGCCATTCTA GAAGCAGCGAGTGAGCGCAAGAACACTGTGAAGCAAAGGGCCATCCTGCAGCAGAAGAAGAGCAAACTGAATGACCTGGAGGAGGAAGCAAGGGACCGTGCCCAGCACCTGCTGCAGCGGGCAAGCAGGATGCGTATGGAGCAGGAAGATGAGATCAAGGAGTTCAGCGAG CTGATCCTCGATGCCAAGTGCCACATGATCCGTGACACACAGATCTTGGAGAAGCAGCTAATCGCAAAGGAgctagaggaggaggagaaacgCCTGGCTCAGATGATGGAGGTGGAAAGACAAAAGGCCAATGAGAGGCAGGAGGAACTGGAACACAAAAGGAAGCAGGAGCTGATCAG AGGGAGGCAGGAGCTTGTGAAGCAGATTGAGCAGAATGCAGAGGAGAGGGCTATGAAAGCTGAGCAGCGGGACCAGGAGGCTCAGGAGATGCTGGAGTACTTGAAAAAGCTGCAGATGGAAGACTTGAAG GACTTGGAGCAGAAACAcgagcagcagaggaaaatcCAGGCCGAGATTAAACGTATCAACAATGAAAATCAGAGGCTCAGGGaggagcagctccagcaggagAAGATGGCAGATCAGCGGGTGCTTGAGTATCAGAGGCAGAAAATG GCACGGGAAGCTGAGTTTGAAGCTGAACAGGAGAGAATCCGTcgggagaaggagaaggagacagCACGCTTGAGGGCCTTACAAGAGAGAGCCCAAGACTACCAGGCAGAGAAG GATGCGCTGAGGGCCAAGCGCAGCCAAGAGGCTGCCGAGCGAGAGTGGCGTCggaaggagaaggaggcagcGCGGAAGAAGGCAGAGACGAACGACATGCTGAAGCAGAGCCGCCTGGAGCAGATTGCCGCGCGGGAGCACGGCGTGGCCGTGCAGGTGCAGCAGGACCGCAACGATTTTGAAAGGATCCTCAG AGTCCAGCGGGAGCAGATTGagaaggagaaggcagaggaggtgcagagagcagctctgcagctcgCCCACGCCAATGAAGTCCGGCGCCAGATGCGGGAGCATCAGCAGAAGCTGGTGCAAGAGCGGATCGCTGCTTTTGAGGAGGGCCGGCGGCTCCAGGAAGAGGCCCGCCAGCGCAGTGAGCGCCTCACTGAGCTCAAGCGACAGAAGATGCAGGAGCTCAG AGCTTCCGGCATCCCCGAGAAGTACTGTGCCCAGGTGGAGCGGAAGGCTTTGAGCAGAGCAAGTGCAGCCCCTGGCTTGGTTCAACCATGCAAGGAACCGAGCACCGTTTCCCCAGCAACTTAA
- the CFAP45 gene encoding cilia- and flagella-associated protein 45 isoform X4, with translation MLLHWSEVSPQACRKRLPSFCATAGRACLPPGLYVCNTMWWSVLLVNKEAASERKNTVKQRAILQQKKSKLNDLEEEARDRAQHLLQRASRMRMEQEDEIKEFSELILDAKCHMIRDTQILEKQLIAKELEEEEKRLAQMMEVERQKANERQEELEHKRKQELIRGRQELVKQIEQNAEERAMKAEQRDQEAQEMLEYLKKLQMEDLKDLEQKHEQQRKIQAEIKRINNENQRLREEQLQQEKMADQRVLEYQRQKMAREAEFEAEQERIRREKEKETARLRALQERAQDYQAEKDALRAKRSQEAAEREWRRKEKEAARKKAETNDMLKQSRLEQIAAREHGVAVQVQQDRNDFERILRVQREQIEKEKAEEVQRAALQLAHANEVRRQMREHQQKLVQERIAAFEEGRRLQEEARQRSERLTELKRQKMQELRASGIPEKYCAQVERKALSRASAAPGLVQPCKEPSTVSPAT, from the exons ATGCTCTTACATTGGAGTGAGGTGTCTCCTCAAGCATGTAGGAAGAGGCTGCCCAGTTTTTGTGCCACAGCTGGAAGAGCCTGCTTACCTCCTGGGCTCTATGTCTGCAACACGATGTGGTGGAGTGTGCTCCTTGTGAACAAG GAAGCAGCGAGTGAGCGCAAGAACACTGTGAAGCAAAGGGCCATCCTGCAGCAGAAGAAGAGCAAACTGAATGACCTGGAGGAGGAAGCAAGGGACCGTGCCCAGCACCTGCTGCAGCGGGCAAGCAGGATGCGTATGGAGCAGGAAGATGAGATCAAGGAGTTCAGCGAG CTGATCCTCGATGCCAAGTGCCACATGATCCGTGACACACAGATCTTGGAGAAGCAGCTAATCGCAAAGGAgctagaggaggaggagaaacgCCTGGCTCAGATGATGGAGGTGGAAAGACAAAAGGCCAATGAGAGGCAGGAGGAACTGGAACACAAAAGGAAGCAGGAGCTGATCAG AGGGAGGCAGGAGCTTGTGAAGCAGATTGAGCAGAATGCAGAGGAGAGGGCTATGAAAGCTGAGCAGCGGGACCAGGAGGCTCAGGAGATGCTGGAGTACTTGAAAAAGCTGCAGATGGAAGACTTGAAG GACTTGGAGCAGAAACAcgagcagcagaggaaaatcCAGGCCGAGATTAAACGTATCAACAATGAAAATCAGAGGCTCAGGGaggagcagctccagcaggagAAGATGGCAGATCAGCGGGTGCTTGAGTATCAGAGGCAGAAAATG GCACGGGAAGCTGAGTTTGAAGCTGAACAGGAGAGAATCCGTcgggagaaggagaaggagacagCACGCTTGAGGGCCTTACAAGAGAGAGCCCAAGACTACCAGGCAGAGAAG GATGCGCTGAGGGCCAAGCGCAGCCAAGAGGCTGCCGAGCGAGAGTGGCGTCggaaggagaaggaggcagcGCGGAAGAAGGCAGAGACGAACGACATGCTGAAGCAGAGCCGCCTGGAGCAGATTGCCGCGCGGGAGCACGGCGTGGCCGTGCAGGTGCAGCAGGACCGCAACGATTTTGAAAGGATCCTCAG AGTCCAGCGGGAGCAGATTGagaaggagaaggcagaggaggtgcagagagcagctctgcagctcgCCCACGCCAATGAAGTCCGGCGCCAGATGCGGGAGCATCAGCAGAAGCTGGTGCAAGAGCGGATCGCTGCTTTTGAGGAGGGCCGGCGGCTCCAGGAAGAGGCCCGCCAGCGCAGTGAGCGCCTCACTGAGCTCAAGCGACAGAAGATGCAGGAGCTCAG AGCTTCCGGCATCCCCGAGAAGTACTGTGCCCAGGTGGAGCGGAAGGCTTTGAGCAGAGCAAGTGCAGCCCCTGGCTTGGTTCAACCATGCAAGGAACCGAGCACCGTTTCCCCAGCAACTTAA
- the CFAP45 gene encoding cilia- and flagella-associated protein 45 isoform X3 yields MNHNPKITFPSGNGLSVSERRCQAGLCTESCGGRFLPLVCEWNLQQSRSDSPVVILRDVQPAQKMSSACGHKAETIRLVTKDLIRDLVVPAENPAASLVIGLEDFQRIKEASRVLTKEEREAKLAAFKAEKNAILEAASERKNTVKQRAILQQKKSKLNDLEEEARDRAQHLLQRASRMRMEQEDEIKEFSELILDAKCHMIRDTQILEKQLIAKELEEEEKRLAQMMEVERQKANERQEELEHKRKQELIRGRQELVKQIEQNAEERAMKAEQRDQEAQEMLEYLKKLQMEDLKDLEQKHEQQRKIQAEIKRINNENQRLREEQLQQEKMADQRVLEYQRQKMAREAEFEAEQERIRREKEKETARLRALQERAQDYQAEKDALRAKRSQEAAEREWRRKEKEAARKKAETNDMLKQSRLEQIAAREHGVAVQVQQDRNDFERILRCGSISRSWCKSGSLLLRRAGGSRKRPASAVSASLSSSDRRCRSSELPASPRSTVPRWSGRL; encoded by the exons ATGAACCATAACCCCAAGATCACCTTCCCCAGTGGCAACGGTTTGTCTGTCTCAGAGCGTCGCTGCCAAGCTGGGCTCTGCACGGAAAGCTGCGGCGGCCGCTTCCTTCCTTTGGTGTGCGAGTGG AACCTGCAGCAGTCGCGCTCCGACAGCCCCGTTGTGATCCTTCGGGATGTGCAGCCTGCTCAGAAAATGTCGTCTGCTTGTGGGCACAAGGCTGAGACCATCCGTCTTGTCACCAAGGACCTCATCCGGGACCTCGT CGTCCCTGCAGAGAACCCAGCAGCATCCCTTGTTATCGGCCTGGAGGATTTCCAGCGCATTAAAGAAGCGTCTCGAGTGCTGACCAAGGAGGAGCGTGAGGCCAAGCTGGCAGCcttcaaagcagagaagaacGCCATTCTA GAAGCAGCGAGTGAGCGCAAGAACACTGTGAAGCAAAGGGCCATCCTGCAGCAGAAGAAGAGCAAACTGAATGACCTGGAGGAGGAAGCAAGGGACCGTGCCCAGCACCTGCTGCAGCGGGCAAGCAGGATGCGTATGGAGCAGGAAGATGAGATCAAGGAGTTCAGCGAG CTGATCCTCGATGCCAAGTGCCACATGATCCGTGACACACAGATCTTGGAGAAGCAGCTAATCGCAAAGGAgctagaggaggaggagaaacgCCTGGCTCAGATGATGGAGGTGGAAAGACAAAAGGCCAATGAGAGGCAGGAGGAACTGGAACACAAAAGGAAGCAGGAGCTGATCAG AGGGAGGCAGGAGCTTGTGAAGCAGATTGAGCAGAATGCAGAGGAGAGGGCTATGAAAGCTGAGCAGCGGGACCAGGAGGCTCAGGAGATGCTGGAGTACTTGAAAAAGCTGCAGATGGAAGACTTGAAG GACTTGGAGCAGAAACAcgagcagcagaggaaaatcCAGGCCGAGATTAAACGTATCAACAATGAAAATCAGAGGCTCAGGGaggagcagctccagcaggagAAGATGGCAGATCAGCGGGTGCTTGAGTATCAGAGGCAGAAAATG GCACGGGAAGCTGAGTTTGAAGCTGAACAGGAGAGAATCCGTcgggagaaggagaaggagacagCACGCTTGAGGGCCTTACAAGAGAGAGCCCAAGACTACCAGGCAGAGAAG GATGCGCTGAGGGCCAAGCGCAGCCAAGAGGCTGCCGAGCGAGAGTGGCGTCggaaggagaaggaggcagcGCGGAAGAAGGCAGAGACGAACGACATGCTGAAGCAGAGCCGCCTGGAGCAGATTGCCGCGCGGGAGCACGGCGTGGCCGTGCAGGTGCAGCAGGACCGCAACGATTTTGAAAGGATCCTCAG ATGCGGGAGCATCAGCAGAAGCTGGTGCAAGAGCGGATCGCTGCTTTTGAGGAGGGCCGGCGGCTCCAGGAAGAGGCCCGCCAGCGCAGTGAGCGCCTCACTGAGCTCAAGCGACAGAAGATGCAGGAGCTCAG AGCTTCCGGCATCCCCGAGAAGTACTGTGCCCAGGTGGAGCGGAAGGCTTTGA
- the TAGLN2 gene encoding transgelin-2 gives MANRGPSYGLSREVQQKIDRQYDPELEQVLVQWILAQCGGDVKQPEPGRENFQQWLKDGTVLCRLINSLHPRGQGPVAKIQASAMAFKQMEQISQFLQAAERYGIAATDIFQTVDLWEGKNMACVQRTLMNLGSLAVTKGDGLFVGDPNWFPKKSQENRRVFSEDKLKEGQSVIGLQMGTNRGASQAGMTGYGMPRQIL, from the exons ATGGCTAACCGGGGACCGTCCTACGGCCTCAGCCGCGAGGTGCAGCAGAAGATCGACCGGCAGTACGACCCCGAGCTGGAGCAGGTGCTGGTGCAGTGGATCCTGGCCCAGTGCGGTGGGGACGTCAAGCAACCCGAACCCGGCAGGGAGAACTTCCAGCAGTGGTTGAAGGATGGCACC GTGCTGTGCCGCCTCATCAACAGCCTGCACCCGCGCGGCCAAGGTCCCGTGGCCAAGATCCAAGCGTCTGCCATGGCCTTCAAGCAGATGGAGCAGATCTCGCAGTTCCTGCAGGCGGCCGAACGCTACGGCATCGCCGCCACCGACATCTTCCAGACCGTTGACCTGTGGGAAG GGAAGAACATGGCCTGCGTGCAGCGCACCTTGATGAACCTGGGCAGCCTGGCCGTCACCAAGGGCGACGGGCTCTTCGTCGGAGACCCCAACTGGTTCCCCAA GAAGTCGCAGGAGAACCGGCGCGTCTTCTCCGAGGAcaagctgaaggaagggcagagCGTCATCGGGCTGCAGATGGGCACCAACCGGGGGGCGTCGCAGGCGGGCATGACGGGCTACGGCATGCCCCGGCAGATCCTctga